GAACCACTGCATGCGTTCCGCTGTTTGCTGCGGGGATTCATTGAGATAATCCACCCGCGTTTCGCTACAGCCAACAATCATCAGTAAAAGCAAAAGAATGCAGATGTGTTTCATGACAGGTCTCCTTTGTATTACCAGCTTGTGCTTTTCTCTTTTCTCCGGTTTTTAGCGGTTCAATATCGCCGGGATAGATCGATCCGTCCGGCAGCGGTCCGGTGTTGAGCAGCAGATTGGCGTTCATTTCTTTGGCGTGTCTCAGCATGTTCATGCTGCCGTCCGGGCCTATCTGTTCTTCAGCAGGCCGCTCATACCAGAGCTTTAGCGGGCTTGCCTGAATACAAACACCTGATTGTATCAGGAAAAAAATAAAAGTTCATCATTTGTATCCTTTGATTTTTATCACTGAGGCAATATCGTTTGGCGCTGAATCCGGTAAATAGACCGTGATGCCGTTATCGGTTTTTTCGAATTCAAGCTCCTGGTCTGTGCTCAGCAGACTCATCTCTGATATGTCCAGTTCAACCGGGATGTTCAGACGCTGATCATCCGGCCAGTCGAACGCATGCACATAAAGGATATCCTGTTTTTGTGTATAGCGTCCCCATTGCGGTTTTTCAAAGGGACTGGCCGTGCTGCCGTAAATCGATTCGCCGTATACATCGATCCAGTCGCCGATGGCCTGCAGACGTTCAACACTGGGTTGCGGAATGACGCCGCTGGCTTTGGGCCCCACGTTCAGTAAAAAATTTCCGCCTTTGGAAACAATATCGATCAGATTGTGAATCAGGGTTTCCGTCGATTTCCAGTTATCGTCAAAATGCATATATCCCCAGCTGTCGTTCATGGTCATACAGGATTCCCAGTCTACATCTTTAAGTCCGGTATCCGGTATTTCCTGTTCCGGCGTGCCGTAATCGCCCGCAAAATCGCCTTGTTTGTTCAGGCCCTGCATACCCTGTCGGCCCTTGTCCACGCGATTGTTGATGATGATATCCGGCTGCAGATTTCGGACAAAAGTGTACAGCTCTTTGCCCATGTCGCTGGTGTAATCGGGGATCCATTCGCCGTCGAACCACAGAATACCGATATCGCCATAGTTGGTCAGTAATTCCCGCAGCTGGGGTTTCAGGTAATTGTCAAAATAATCGCGGAAATTCGGATTCACTTTATCGCTGTTGCTGCCCTGATTGTAATCCGGTTCCCACATGGCCTGGGCGTCCGGATGATGCCAGTCCATGATCGAATAATAGAAACACAGTTTGATGTCATATTTTTCGCAGGCCTCTGCCATTTCTTTCAAGATATCTTTGTCATAGGGCGTGGCGTCGATAATATCCCATTCAGTGACTTGCGAATCCCATAAACAGAATCCGTCATGATGTTTGCTGGTGATGACGATGTATTTCATGCCTGCGTCTTTGGCCAGGCTGACCCATTCATCGGCATCAAATTCGGTCGGATTAAAGTCATCGGCAAATTGTTCATAGTCCTGAATCGGGATCTGCAGCCAATTCATGATCCATGCGCCGATTCGCTTCACACGCTCTCCCTGATATTCTCCGGCCGGAACCGCGTACAGTCCCCAGTGAATAAACATACCGAACCGGGCATCCGTAAACCATTGCATGCGTTCCGCTGTTTGCTGCGGGGATTCATTGAGATAATCCACCCGCGTTTCGCTACAGCCGACAATCATCAGTAAAAGCAAAAGAATGCATATCTGTTTCATGACAGGTCTCCTTTGTATTACCAGCTTGTGCTTTGCGCATGCCTTCGGATATCAGTTTGTCAATATGCGGTGTCCTGAGATCGCCGGCCCCGTAACGGGTCAGGTCTCCGTAACCCAGGTCATCCACCAGAATGAGCAGAATATTGGGCTTGCCGGTTTCCGGTTTTTTCCGGCTACAGGCAGTACCGAGTGTCAGAACTCCCAGACCGCCGATGCAGGATTTTGCCAGAAATGTTCTCCTTGATACGTCCTCTCTGCATTTATTCATCCCGTATCCTCCTGTATTGATTAATTGAAACCTATTTAAACACAGTGAAATCCACTCAAAGATTCCAGTCCGGTTTGCCCAAATCGACCGGATCCCCGGCGTTGTGCATCCGATCCTGCAACGAGGCTGTTAAGTCTTTTAGTATTTCCCGATAGTCCGGATCATTAGTTAGATTTGTCATTTCATGCGGATCCTGAACCAGATTAAAAAGCTGTGTATGCTGTACACCGCTGACATTGTATTTGATGAGTTTCCAGTCGTTTTTTCGATAACCGCGCTGCAAATATTTGTACGCGAAAAATACATCCTCACGAACCGGGCGTTGTTCCCTGATCATGGGTAACAGACTCTGGCCGTCCACCGTACCTGGAATCTCGAATCCGTACAGACTGCACAGGGTCGGAAAAATGTCAAACAGATAACAGAATCCCTCACGTGTCTCGTTTTCAGGCAGTGCGGGGCCTGTGATGACCAGCGGCACATGCACACTGTGTTCGTACATGTTTTGTTTTCCCATCAATCCATGCTGTCCCACAGCCAGACCGTTATCACCGGCAAAAACGATAAACGTATTGTCCATATCTCCGGCAGATTGCAGTTCATCCAGAATCCTTCCGATTTGTGTATCCAGATGAGTGATCATGGCATAGTAATCGGCAATATGCTGCCTCACCTCATCCGGTGTGCGCGGGAAATCCGCCAGCATCTCATCCCTGATCTTTAGCTCACCGTTATCGAACGGGTGCACCGGCTGGAAATTCGGCGGTAATTTGATGGTTTCCGGGTCGTACATTTTGCGATACGATTCCGGCATCGAGCGGGGATCATGCGGCGCCATGTAGGACACATAGGCGAAAAACGGTTTACCGCGGTCGCGGTTTCTCAGAAAGGTCAGTGTGGCCTGTGTGAACAATTCGGAGGAATGTACGCCCGCATAGATGTGATCATAGTTTTTACGGGTGATCTCATTGGAGCGCCACGGGTCCTCGATCACCGGCGTGGTTTGATCATAACGGCCGTGCGGGTCAAAATGATA
The candidate division KSB1 bacterium DNA segment above includes these coding regions:
- a CDS encoding alpha-L-fucosidase, coding for MKQICILLLLLMIVGCSETRVDYLNESPQQTAERMQWFTDARFGMFIHWGLYAVPAGEYQGERVKRIGAWIMNWLQIPIQDYEQFADDFNPTEFDADEWVSLAKDAGMKYIVITSKHHDGFCLWDSQVTEWDIIDATPYDKDILKEMAEACEKYDIKLCFYYSIMDWHHPDAQAMWEPDYNQGSNSDKVNPNFRDYFDNYLKPQLRELLTNYGDIGILWFDGEWIPDYTSDMGKELYTFVRNLQPDIIINNRVDKGRQGMQGLNKQGDFAGDYGTPEQEIPDTGLKDVDWESCMTMNDSWGYMHFDDNWKSTETLIHNLIDIVSKGGNFLLNVGPKASGVIPQPSVERLQAIGDWIDVYGESIYGSTASPFEKPQWGRYTQKQDILYVHAFDWPDDQRLNIPVELDISEMSLLSTDQELEFEKTDNGITVYLPDSAPNDIASVIKIKGYK
- a CDS encoding sulfatase-like hydrolase/transferase; protein product: MNSSHQNRRSFLKTFGTGSAVLAAGSLFSCSRAQQPNVLFLFTDDQRFNTLNALNNPDIQTPNLDRLVRRGLAFTNAYIMGGFSGAICMPSRAMLMTGRHLFHIQDNGRSIPDEHIMMPEYFRSKGFQTFGTGKWHNGRSAYARCFTDGDEIMFGGMGDHWNVPAYHFDPHGRYDQTTPVIEDPWRSNEITRKNYDHIYAGVHSSELFTQATLTFLRNRDRGKPFFAYVSYMAPHDPRSMPESYRKMYDPETIKLPPNFQPVHPFDNGELKIRDEMLADFPRTPDEVRQHIADYYAMITHLDTQIGRILDELQSAGDMDNTFIVFAGDNGLAVGQHGLMGKQNMYEHSVHVPLVITGPALPENETREGFCYLFDIFPTLCSLYGFEIPGTVDGQSLLPMIREQRPVREDVFFAYKYLQRGYRKNDWKLIKYNVSGVQHTQLFNLVQDPHEMTNLTNDPDYREILKDLTASLQDRMHNAGDPVDLGKPDWNL